The following are from one region of the Takifugu rubripes chromosome 12, fTakRub1.2, whole genome shotgun sequence genome:
- the LOC101079676 gene encoding tissue alpha-L-fucosidase-like isoform X2 — MLVAAFLTVLAARAAARYTEDWPSLDSRPLPSWYDQAKFGIFVHWGVYSVPGFHDEWFLFDWLFRQPPNQECVDFMKRNYPSGFTYPEFAPHFSARFFNPGDWADIFKASGAKYVVLTAKHHEGFTNWGSPFSWNWNSVDIGPHRDLVGELGAAVRSRSLHYGLYHSLCEWSNHLFERDKKSGFKTQEFVAHKLLPELYSMVVTYKPDLIWSDGEWDAPDTYWNSTQFLAWLYNDSPVKDTVVTNDRWGSDLRCKHGGYYNCEDKYTPGQLPKHKWEKCQSVDKQSWGYRRNMKTSELMDLPTIIKKRHPGIVFLHIRQDLVETVALGGNYLLNVGPTSDGMIPVVFEERLRGIGAWLDVNGEAIYGSKPWRIQSENASLPVWYTSKGSTVYAFLTAKPSKSIVELLQPKCDSSTEVTLLGHQGPLTWTPISADGGLYVLLPELSQSVSQVWTIKISDAK; from the exons ATGTTGGTGGCAGCGTTCCTGACCGTGCTGGCAGCCCGAGCGGCGGCTCGGTACACGGAGGACTGGCCCAGTTTGGACTCCAGACCGCTGCCCTCATGGTACGACCAAGCCAAGTTTGGGATCTTTGTCCACTGGGGTGTGTATTCCGTCCCGGGGTTTCACGACGAGTGGTTCTTGTTTGACTGGCTGTTTCGGCAGCCTCCGAACCAGGAGTGTGTCGATTTCATGAAACGTAACTACCCGTCTGGGTTCACCTACCCGGAGTTTGCTCCTCACTTCAGTGCCCGGTTCTTTAACCCGGGAGACTGGGCGGATATATTTAAAGCTTCTGGTGCAAA GTATGTGGTCCTGACTGCCAAACACCATGAGGGTTTCACTAACTGGGGGTCACCTTTCTCCTGGAACTGGAACTCCGTCGATATTGGCCCGCACAGAGATTTAGTGGGAGAGCTGGGAGCAGCTGTACGCAGCCG GTCGCTGCATTATGGACTCTACCACTCTTTGTGTGAGTGGTCCAACCACCTATTTGAGAGAGACAAGAAAAGCGGCTTCAAAACTCAGGAGTTTGTGGCACATAAGCTCCTTCCAGAGCTTTATAGCATGGTTGTCAC GTACAAACCTGATCTGATCTGGTCTGATGGCGAATGGGACGCACCTGATACGTATTGGAACTCCACCCAGTTCTTAGCCTGGCTCTATAATGACAGTCCAGTTAAA GACACAGTAGTGACCAATGACAGATGGGGATCTGACCTCAGGTGCAAACATGGCGGCTACTACAACTGTGAGGATAAATATACTCCAGGCCAGCTGCCCAAACACAAGTGGGAGAAGTGCCAGTCTGTGGACAAGCAATCCTGGGGTTACCGACGGAATATGAAGACATCTGAACTGATGGACTTGCCCACCATCATCAAG AAAAGACACCCAGGCATCGTTTTCCTACATATACGGCAGGATTTGGTTGAAACCGTGGCCCTGGGAGGGAACTACCTTCTGAACGTTGGCCCCACTTCTGATGGAATGATCCCTGTCGTGTTTGAAGAGAGGCTCCGGGGTATCGGAGCCTGGCTGGACGTAAACGGGGAGGCGATTTATGGCTCGAAACCCTGGAGGATCCAGAGCGAAAATGCAAGTCTACCGGTTTG GTACACATCTAAAGGGTCGACTGTCTACGCCTTCTTGACAGCCAAACCTTCCAAATCCATCGTGGAACTCTTGCAACCTAAATGTGATTCATCCACTGAG
- the LOC101079676 gene encoding tissue alpha-L-fucosidase-like isoform X1, whose product MLVAAFLTVLAARAAARYTEDWPSLDSRPLPSWYDQAKFGIFVHWGVYSVPGFHDEWFLFDWLFRQPPNQECVDFMKRNYPSGFTYPEFAPHFSARFFNPGDWADIFKASGAKYVVLTAKHHEGFTNWGSPFSWNWNSVDIGPHRDLVGELGAAVRSRSLHYGLYHSLCEWSNHLFERDKKSGFKTQEFVAHKLLPELYSMVVTYKPDLIWSDGEWDAPDTYWNSTQFLAWLYNDSPVKDTVVTNDRWGSDLRCKHGGYYNCEDKYTPGQLPKHKWEKCQSVDKQSWGYRRNMKTSELMDLPTIIKQKRHPGIVFLHIRQDLVETVALGGNYLLNVGPTSDGMIPVVFEERLRGIGAWLDVNGEAIYGSKPWRIQSENASLPVWYTSKGSTVYAFLTAKPSKSIVELLQPKCDSSTEVTLLGHQGPLTWTPISADGGLYVLLPELSQSVSQVWTIKISDAK is encoded by the exons ATGTTGGTGGCAGCGTTCCTGACCGTGCTGGCAGCCCGAGCGGCGGCTCGGTACACGGAGGACTGGCCCAGTTTGGACTCCAGACCGCTGCCCTCATGGTACGACCAAGCCAAGTTTGGGATCTTTGTCCACTGGGGTGTGTATTCCGTCCCGGGGTTTCACGACGAGTGGTTCTTGTTTGACTGGCTGTTTCGGCAGCCTCCGAACCAGGAGTGTGTCGATTTCATGAAACGTAACTACCCGTCTGGGTTCACCTACCCGGAGTTTGCTCCTCACTTCAGTGCCCGGTTCTTTAACCCGGGAGACTGGGCGGATATATTTAAAGCTTCTGGTGCAAA GTATGTGGTCCTGACTGCCAAACACCATGAGGGTTTCACTAACTGGGGGTCACCTTTCTCCTGGAACTGGAACTCCGTCGATATTGGCCCGCACAGAGATTTAGTGGGAGAGCTGGGAGCAGCTGTACGCAGCCG GTCGCTGCATTATGGACTCTACCACTCTTTGTGTGAGTGGTCCAACCACCTATTTGAGAGAGACAAGAAAAGCGGCTTCAAAACTCAGGAGTTTGTGGCACATAAGCTCCTTCCAGAGCTTTATAGCATGGTTGTCAC GTACAAACCTGATCTGATCTGGTCTGATGGCGAATGGGACGCACCTGATACGTATTGGAACTCCACCCAGTTCTTAGCCTGGCTCTATAATGACAGTCCAGTTAAA GACACAGTAGTGACCAATGACAGATGGGGATCTGACCTCAGGTGCAAACATGGCGGCTACTACAACTGTGAGGATAAATATACTCCAGGCCAGCTGCCCAAACACAAGTGGGAGAAGTGCCAGTCTGTGGACAAGCAATCCTGGGGTTACCGACGGAATATGAAGACATCTGAACTGATGGACTTGCCCACCATCATCAAG CAGAAAAGACACCCAGGCATCGTTTTCCTACATATACGGCAGGATTTGGTTGAAACCGTGGCCCTGGGAGGGAACTACCTTCTGAACGTTGGCCCCACTTCTGATGGAATGATCCCTGTCGTGTTTGAAGAGAGGCTCCGGGGTATCGGAGCCTGGCTGGACGTAAACGGGGAGGCGATTTATGGCTCGAAACCCTGGAGGATCCAGAGCGAAAATGCAAGTCTACCGGTTTG GTACACATCTAAAGGGTCGACTGTCTACGCCTTCTTGACAGCCAAACCTTCCAAATCCATCGTGGAACTCTTGCAACCTAAATGTGATTCATCCACTGAG
- the LOC101079676 gene encoding tissue alpha-L-fucosidase-like isoform X3, protein MLVAAFLTVLAARAAARYTEDWPSLDSRPLPSWYDQAKFGIFVHWGVYSVPGFHDEWFLFDWLFRQPPNQECVDFMKRNYPSGFTYPEFAPHFSARFFNPGDWADIFKASGAKYVVLTAKHHEGFTNWGSPFSWNWNSVDIGPHRDLVGELGAAVRSRSLHYGLYHSLCEWSNHLFERDKKSGFKTQEFVAHKLLPELYSMVVTYKPDLIWSDGEWDAPDTYWNSTQFLAWLYNDSPVKDTVVTNDRWGSDLRCKHGGYYNCEDKYTPGQLPKHKWEKCQSVDKQSWGYRRNMKTSELMDLPTIIKDLVETVALGGNYLLNVGPTSDGMIPVVFEERLRGIGAWLDVNGEAIYGSKPWRIQSENASLPVWYTSKGSTVYAFLTAKPSKSIVELLQPKCDSSTEVTLLGHQGPLTWTPISADGGLYVLLPELSQSVSQVWTIKISDAK, encoded by the exons ATGTTGGTGGCAGCGTTCCTGACCGTGCTGGCAGCCCGAGCGGCGGCTCGGTACACGGAGGACTGGCCCAGTTTGGACTCCAGACCGCTGCCCTCATGGTACGACCAAGCCAAGTTTGGGATCTTTGTCCACTGGGGTGTGTATTCCGTCCCGGGGTTTCACGACGAGTGGTTCTTGTTTGACTGGCTGTTTCGGCAGCCTCCGAACCAGGAGTGTGTCGATTTCATGAAACGTAACTACCCGTCTGGGTTCACCTACCCGGAGTTTGCTCCTCACTTCAGTGCCCGGTTCTTTAACCCGGGAGACTGGGCGGATATATTTAAAGCTTCTGGTGCAAA GTATGTGGTCCTGACTGCCAAACACCATGAGGGTTTCACTAACTGGGGGTCACCTTTCTCCTGGAACTGGAACTCCGTCGATATTGGCCCGCACAGAGATTTAGTGGGAGAGCTGGGAGCAGCTGTACGCAGCCG GTCGCTGCATTATGGACTCTACCACTCTTTGTGTGAGTGGTCCAACCACCTATTTGAGAGAGACAAGAAAAGCGGCTTCAAAACTCAGGAGTTTGTGGCACATAAGCTCCTTCCAGAGCTTTATAGCATGGTTGTCAC GTACAAACCTGATCTGATCTGGTCTGATGGCGAATGGGACGCACCTGATACGTATTGGAACTCCACCCAGTTCTTAGCCTGGCTCTATAATGACAGTCCAGTTAAA GACACAGTAGTGACCAATGACAGATGGGGATCTGACCTCAGGTGCAAACATGGCGGCTACTACAACTGTGAGGATAAATATACTCCAGGCCAGCTGCCCAAACACAAGTGGGAGAAGTGCCAGTCTGTGGACAAGCAATCCTGGGGTTACCGACGGAATATGAAGACATCTGAACTGATGGACTTGCCCACCATCATCAAG GATTTGGTTGAAACCGTGGCCCTGGGAGGGAACTACCTTCTGAACGTTGGCCCCACTTCTGATGGAATGATCCCTGTCGTGTTTGAAGAGAGGCTCCGGGGTATCGGAGCCTGGCTGGACGTAAACGGGGAGGCGATTTATGGCTCGAAACCCTGGAGGATCCAGAGCGAAAATGCAAGTCTACCGGTTTG GTACACATCTAAAGGGTCGACTGTCTACGCCTTCTTGACAGCCAAACCTTCCAAATCCATCGTGGAACTCTTGCAACCTAAATGTGATTCATCCACTGAG